The Methanocella arvoryzae MRE50 DNA window CCTGCGAGGGCTGCGAGGGCTGCTAAGGCCGCTCCGACAAGGACTACGCTAACGTCTCTGACTTCCATCGATCGCTCATTCCGGGACTTTGACGGTATTCAGCAGCTCCTGGACGATGTCCGCCGGGGACACTTCCTCGAACTCGTACTCCGGCTTGACGATGAGCCGGTGGTTCAGGACTCTGGGCGCCAGGTACTTCACGTCGTCGGGGATGACGTACTCCCGGCCCCGGATGGCGGCCACCGCCCGGGATGCCCTCAGCAGGGCGATCGAGGCACGGGGGCTGCCGCCCAGCAGCAGCTTTTCGTGGCTGCGGGAAGCCATGATCAGGTCGCGGATGTACATAAGGACCTTCTCATCCACATACACCCGCTTCACGAGGTTGATCATGCTCACCACATCGTCGAGAGCGAGCAGCCGGGCAACCTCGCCATGCTCCCCCCGCTCCTTCATCTTCAGGATCTCCAGCTCCTCATCCGCAGTGGGATAATCCACCTTAAGCTTGAACATGAAACGGTCGATCTGCGCTTCCGGCAGCGGGAAAGTCCCCACCACGTCGATGGGATTCTGGGTGGTGATCACCATGAACGGTCGGGGCAGCGGGAAAGTGCTGCCCTCGATGGTGACCTGCTTTTCTTCCATGGCCTCCAGCAGCGCCGACTGAGTCTTGGGCGAAGCCCGGTTGACCTCGTCCACGAGGAGCAGGTTGGTGAAAACCGGGCCCCTGTTGAGCACGAAAGAGGAGTCCTTCTGGCTGAAGACGTAGGAGCCGGTGACGTCGGAGGGCAGGATGTCCGGGACGAACTGCATCCGGGCAAACCCGAGGTCGAGGGTGGAAGCGAAAGCCTTGGCGATGGTCGTCTTGGCCAGCCCCGGCACACCGTCCAGCATGACGTTGCCTTCGGACAGCAGCGCGATCAGCATGTCGGTGATCAGATCATCCTTGCCGACGATAGCCTTCTTGATCTCCCCCGTGATCTGGGAGGCGAGCACGGTGAACGCGCTCATGTCCACGATATCCTGTTCCAGTGTCTTGATCTCCATACCCATCGCCTACAGTTTTTTCTTCAGCTCTTTCGCCTCTCTTTCTGTTAATGGAAGCTTAACCATCATATAACTAATTATATCGTCCCTGACGTCCGGCCGCCCCCCGGTTTCCGGCTTACTGGGGGCAAAACGCCCTAAAATGTCAGCCCTCCGGTACACGCCGTAGCCGGCGAGGACCGTGAGGAGAACGAGGAGCACCTGGGTGACTATATCTGTCTTAAGCAAGTGGTACACAACCGCCAGCGGGGGCGCCCCGTGGCCGTGGGAAGCGTCGACGTAGACGGGGCCTTTGCTCACGACATTCCCGATGAAAGCACTGTTATTGCCCAGCTCGACCATGCTGTTGATCAGCAGGTCCGGGTCGCCGATCACCACCAGCTCGCCCTTGCCGTAACTGACGCTGGCTGCGACCGGGTAGGTCCCGAACTGCTCCCCCTCATCGATGCGGGCGTTATCGTTCGAGTCGATCCAGGCGAGGCTGGAAGTGCTGGCCAGCACAACTCCCGGGCCGGTCACGTTCAGCGGCACAGGGTGGTTGAAGTACAGCGGCCCCGTGCCCGAAAGGACGCCGGAGTTGCCGATGCCGTCGATGATCGGGAAAGCCGGCGTCCGGTAGAAGCTGCCGTCCTGACAGAGCGGCTGCTGATACAGAGTCACGGGCGAGCCGAGGAGTTCGAGCAGGCTGTTTGCGGTGCCGTAGTCGTCCATCACTATCGTCCGGCCGCCCCGGTCCATGTAGGCCTGCACCAGCCCGGCCTCCTGCTCTGTGTAGTTTTGCGTCGGGCCCACGATGAGGAGCGTGCCGTTCGCATCTGCCTCCGGGAGAGCGGAGAAGGAGTACATGCTGTTGACGTCGCCGGAAATGCCGGCCATGCCGTTCCAGGCCGGGTTGGACAGGCTGAAGTCGGCCTCGCTGAAGTAGAACCGGCCGACCAGCAGCACTACGATCACTATGGCGGCCAGTGTCAGGATCAGCGTCGTCTTCTTCATTGCCCGGCACTCTCCTGCAGTTCCGCCAGTTTAAGGTGGAAGTCCCTGAGACAGGCCATAGCCGCCTCCGCGTCTCTGCCGCTGATCACCCTCCGGCCGAAAGCCTCTGCCTCGTAGAGATCGATGATCGGCTTCAGCGAGGCCTGCAAAGCCGGCTGCCTGCCGATGACGATTCCATAGAACTCGAGGTGAGTGGCCGAGTCCGGGACTGCGATGCCTCTGAGATTGGCGATGTGCCTGGAGAGCATGTAGATGCCCGTAACAGCCCTCGCCATGTCCCCGGATGCCGCCGCCTTGCTCAAGCTCGCGATCTCGTCCTCGATCACGAAGGGAGCGACCTCGGGCACGGCTTCCGCGGGCGGTACCTGCGGTGATATGGGCGCAGCTTCCTCCGTTCGCCTGGCCAGCAGGTTTCTGAGCCCGCCCATAATCCTGCGGTCGAAGCCGGTCAGCCGGGCTATAACCAGGAGCACGATAGCGAGGCTCAACAGTGCCAGGGCGAGGAGAGACGCTTTATCGTAGGGCACGATCAGCACCTGCCCGGCCTGCACCGTCGACTTCGAAATCAGCCCGTCGCCTGTCGTGGATACTATCAGCGGCTGCATGCCGGGCGAATCATTCCCGGTGATGCCCCGGGAGAAGCTGAACGAGCCGTTGAGGCCTGTGATCGGACTGCCGATGCCCCTGTCGGCGAGGCTGACGAGGAGAGGCTGGCCGGAGACCGGCCTGCCATCGGCCAGCTTTACCGAGCCGTTGACCTCGACGACGTCCCCGGCGAAGACGATTGAAGCAGGGCTGCTCACGCTGATGACGGGCGGTGACTGGACGAAAGTCACGTCTACCACGTTACTTTTCACGCCGGCCAGGGCACCGCCGGAAGACGCGTATTCAGCCATCACCCGGGTGTCGCCGGGCTGCAGATCGTATGGAATTGCCACGGTGAGGCGGTATCCGCCGTCGTTGCCGGTCCGGGCGGTGCCCAGCCTCCGGTCCCCGGCGTAGACGGCGACGTCAGCGTCGGAAACCGGCCTGCCATTGTCCGCTCTCAGTATGCCCGAGAAAGTGGCAGCGTCGCCGCCTGTGAACTGCGTTCCGGAGGAGGAGAGGGAGAGCGAAGTTCCGACTGGAATGATGTTCAGCTGGCTTTCCGATGTCGAGCCGGCGAAGACCCCGTTATAGTCGGGCGTGAAGGATGCCATGACGGAGGTATTGCCGCCTGGCGAGCTGCCGGTGATCGTGAGATTATATACGTAGGTGCCGTCCTCGCCGGTGGTCGCCGTGCCAGCCCTGACGCCGCCGAGGTATATGTCGATAGTTCGGCCGTGCAGGACGATGCCCTTTTCTGATAACAGGGCGCCGGAGACTGTCACAGTGTCGCCGAAGGAGGCTGTACCGGGGCTGACACTGGATGAGATAGAGGTATTTTCCGCCGGGACAGAAATTTCTACGATATCGCTGATAGTCGGCAGCTGCGACTTGTCCGAGGGCTCGAAAGTGGCATAGGCGGTCAGCCTGCCCGGCGCGTCCTGCGGGACTACATACTTGATCCTTGTCTCACCGTTGCCGTCGGTGACCCCGGAGCCGGACGTGCGGCCGCTCACGTGAAGGAGGACCGGGCCGTTGCCGATCGGCGAGCCGTCCTTCTTGTTGAGGGAAGCAGTGAAGGTGATGGTAGATCCGACAGCAGCCTGATCGACGTCAGAAACGAGTGTCAGGTTAGAGTCGCTGAGCAACTGTTCCACGTCTCGCTGCTCCACATCGAGCCTCGTCATATAGTCGTCCAGCCGCTTGAGGGAGCTGTCAAGCAGGCTGGCGTCGACGCCAGTGCCGCTGAGCTTATTTTGGACGAGGGTGATGTTGTTGAAGAGCGAGGCGTGAGACTGATTAATGCTATCATAGTAGCCTTTGAGCTTTAAAGCGGACTCAGTCGCGTTCGCCCGGTCCCCCTCCGCCATGAATTGCCGGTAAGCCTGATAAGTGGCGTTATAGTTCACCGAATCGTTGACCATCGTGGAGATATCCAGGTCCAGGGCGTCGATGTTAGCCACGAGAAGGTTATAATCAGACTGGGAGAGGTTGAAGTGCTCCATCAGCTGCCTGTAGCTATCGTAAGAAACGTGAAAATCCCAGTACGATAGGTTAGCGGCTGCAAAATCGGAAGCGTTGAGGTAGCTGGCGATGTCGGCCGAGTCGACGATCATCAGCTGGAGCAGGGCCTGCATCTGTGAATCGATATTCGGGCCGGAGATGGATTTGACGTCAGAGGGATCCTCGTGGATGATCGGGCCCGGAGAGCCGGCGGCGAGGCACGGAGTTATTGTAGAGGAAGCCAGCAGTGAGAGAAGTATTATGATAAGCCATGCTCGGTTGCTCCACATTATTCCTCTCACCTACTCACCTTGACTGACTGATTGAATGATAGACTGATAGGGCGTATATGGCTATTGAATATATTGATGCCCTGCTGTAAATTGACGAACAGTATGCATGCCATTACCTTGCGATGATCTCCAGCACTTTCCTGACCACGATCAGCGCGAAGATTGCGACGCCCGCGAGGATTACTATGTTGACGCGGGACCGCCACTTAGGCTTCGTGGTAAAGGGCCCCGACAGCTCCACGATGATGAGGAAGCCTATGAGGCAGAGCACGAAAAAGTACTCGATGTCCAGGCTGTTCAGCAGGACGAGGATGGCCAGGGTCAGCAAAGCCCACCCGCCGAAGGCAAGGACGAGGCGCTGGTTTTTGGTTAGCATGCGGTGATTACCGAGAGATAAAGTTGACTAAGCAGTATATAAGGTTTCCTGTGACTTTTGCATAAGTCGATAACAAGTATATGGGCATTGCAGCCGTTGGCGTTTTTATGCATAGTAAAAACGTTGGTACGGGCTGGCAGATGCCCGTTTCTTGCTTCGATTGCCATTGTAAAATACTTTCTGACATACCGCTCATGATGCTGGAAGCGGTTGACTGGCAGCGTTTCCGATACCTCGAGAAGAATAATAAGATTGGG harbors:
- a CDS encoding AAA family ATPase gives rise to the protein MEIKTLEQDIVDMSAFTVLASQITGEIKKAIVGKDDLITDMLIALLSEGNVMLDGVPGLAKTTIAKAFASTLDLGFARMQFVPDILPSDVTGSYVFSQKDSSFVLNRGPVFTNLLLVDEVNRASPKTQSALLEAMEEKQVTIEGSTFPLPRPFMVITTQNPIDVVGTFPLPEAQIDRFMFKLKVDYPTADEELEILKMKERGEHGEVARLLALDDVVSMINLVKRVYVDEKVLMYIRDLIMASRSHEKLLLGGSPRASIALLRASRAVAAIRGREYVIPDDVKYLAPRVLNHRLIVKPEYEFEEVSPADIVQELLNTVKVPE
- a CDS encoding DUF4350 domain-containing protein; translation: MKKTTLILTLAAIVIVVLLVGRFYFSEADFSLSNPAWNGMAGISGDVNSMYSFSALPEADANGTLLIVGPTQNYTEQEAGLVQAYMDRGGRTIVMDDYGTANSLLELLGSPVTLYQQPLCQDGSFYRTPAFPIIDGIGNSGVLSGTGPLYFNHPVPLNVTGPGVVLASTSSLAWIDSNDNARIDEGEQFGTYPVAASVSYGKGELVVIGDPDLLINSMVELGNNSAFIGNVVSKGPVYVDASHGHGAPPLAVVYHLLKTDIVTQVLLVLLTVLAGYGVYRRADILGRFAPSKPETGGRPDVRDDIISYMMVKLPLTEREAKELKKKL
- a CDS encoding DUF4129 domain-containing protein — its product is MWSNRAWLIIILLSLLASSTITPCLAAGSPGPIIHEDPSDVKSISGPNIDSQMQALLQLMIVDSADIASYLNASDFAAANLSYWDFHVSYDSYRQLMEHFNLSQSDYNLLVANIDALDLDISTMVNDSVNYNATYQAYRQFMAEGDRANATESALKLKGYYDSINQSHASLFNNITLVQNKLSGTGVDASLLDSSLKRLDDYMTRLDVEQRDVEQLLSDSNLTLVSDVDQAAVGSTITFTASLNKKDGSPIGNGPVLLHVSGRTSGSGVTDGNGETRIKYVVPQDAPGRLTAYATFEPSDKSQLPTISDIVEISVPAENTSISSSVSPGTASFGDTVTVSGALLSEKGIVLHGRTIDIYLGGVRAGTATTGEDGTYVYNLTITGSSPGGNTSVMASFTPDYNGVFAGSTSESQLNIIPVGTSLSLSSSGTQFTGGDAATFSGILRADNGRPVSDADVAVYAGDRRLGTARTGNDGGYRLTVAIPYDLQPGDTRVMAEYASSGGALAGVKSNVVDVTFVQSPPVISVSSPASIVFAGDVVEVNGSVKLADGRPVSGQPLLVSLADRGIGSPITGLNGSFSFSRGITGNDSPGMQPLIVSTTGDGLISKSTVQAGQVLIVPYDKASLLALALLSLAIVLLVIARLTGFDRRIMGGLRNLLARRTEEAAPISPQVPPAEAVPEVAPFVIEDEIASLSKAAASGDMARAVTGIYMLSRHIANLRGIAVPDSATHLEFYGIVIGRQPALQASLKPIIDLYEAEAFGRRVISGRDAEAAMACLRDFHLKLAELQESAGQ